The following proteins are co-located in the Acidobacteriota bacterium genome:
- a CDS encoding glycosyltransferase gives MTQGSEQSGEKESPDGQRAQIEKARSTGTTDLETVVESLRAKLAESKKALNALSAQAAEGEQAKAELIAQLTEKERKISSLSAQLAQSELELERITGTLGWRLLRSYGQIKYRYLLPVYRLLGSATLRRRARTKTLVEHSSSIDKSARNSQPQFAVGGAVGAGVAQTPVEIQPLVSDSNTYDIVCFPIIEWDFRFQRPQQLMLRFASEGHRVFYVSQTFGTSGEPFALSEKCHNVFEVSLCGPERNVYSEVLTDRVRDVLFASIDVLRRKLSLGATVAFAQLPFWWPLVEKTRAEFRWPIVYDCMDYHAGFSTNRRQMIRQEGALLKSADLVVASSAFLENEAKIHNSNVILVRNGCDYEHFSKAIWSNGERPAIGYYGAIEDWFDSDLVADLAGRRPDWDFILVGSKLFANTKRLSKLPNVSMPGEKHYSVIPDWLGRFDVAILPFKRMSLTEATNPVKAYEILAAGKPLVSVPIPEMASLVPLVRLASTVDEFEKEISEALAEEPGELKEKRQAFARLHTWEERFEILSSAVGLTSSKASIQD, from the coding sequence GTGACTCAAGGTTCGGAACAAAGCGGTGAAAAAGAATCGCCGGACGGGCAGCGAGCCCAGATAGAGAAGGCTCGCTCGACCGGCACAACAGATTTGGAAACCGTTGTTGAATCACTTAGGGCTAAGCTAGCAGAGAGCAAGAAGGCCCTGAATGCTTTATCCGCGCAAGCAGCCGAAGGCGAGCAGGCGAAGGCAGAGCTAATTGCGCAGTTGACCGAAAAGGAGCGGAAGATTTCCTCATTGTCGGCACAGCTCGCCCAGAGTGAGCTGGAGCTTGAGAGAATAACCGGGACACTTGGTTGGCGACTGCTCAGGTCGTACGGCCAGATCAAATACCGTTACCTCTTGCCCGTGTATCGACTGCTCGGCTCGGCGACTCTTAGGCGAAGGGCGAGAACGAAAACACTTGTTGAACATTCTTCTTCTATCGACAAGTCGGCGAGGAACTCGCAGCCGCAGTTCGCGGTTGGCGGCGCCGTCGGGGCTGGGGTCGCTCAAACGCCGGTCGAGATTCAGCCGCTTGTTTCCGATTCTAATACCTATGACATTGTTTGCTTTCCAATCATCGAGTGGGACTTTCGTTTTCAGCGGCCTCAGCAATTAATGCTGCGCTTTGCTTCAGAAGGCCATCGTGTCTTTTACGTGTCTCAAACATTTGGAACGTCGGGCGAGCCATTCGCGCTCAGCGAGAAGTGCCACAACGTTTTCGAGGTATCTCTTTGCGGCCCTGAGCGGAATGTCTACAGCGAAGTCCTAACCGATCGCGTGCGCGATGTCCTGTTCGCTTCCATTGACGTGCTTCGACGCAAGTTGTCGTTGGGGGCCACCGTCGCGTTTGCGCAGTTGCCCTTCTGGTGGCCCCTTGTCGAAAAAACCCGCGCTGAGTTTAGGTGGCCGATTGTATACGACTGCATGGATTATCACGCCGGCTTTTCCACGAATCGCAGGCAGATGATCCGCCAGGAAGGCGCGTTGTTAAAATCCGCCGACCTTGTAGTCGCGTCGTCGGCGTTCCTGGAGAACGAAGCGAAGATTCACAATTCAAACGTGATTCTCGTGCGCAACGGCTGCGACTACGAGCACTTTTCTAAGGCGATATGGAGCAACGGTGAACGGCCAGCTATTGGTTATTATGGGGCGATCGAAGATTGGTTCGACTCTGATCTTGTCGCCGACCTCGCAGGTAGGCGCCCCGACTGGGATTTCATATTGGTAGGCTCAAAACTGTTTGCGAACACCAAGCGGCTATCGAAGCTGCCAAACGTGTCAATGCCCGGCGAGAAGCACTATTCAGTCATTCCCGACTGGCTCGGGCGTTTCGACGTAGCGATATTACCATTCAAGCGCATGTCGCTGACCGAAGCCACAAACCCGGTGAAGGCGTATGAAATCCTGGCCGCTGGAAAACCGCTGGTCTCGGTACCCATCCCTGAGATGGCGTCACTCGTACCATTGGTTCGACTCGCATCCACTGTCGACGAGTTTGAGAAAGAAATCAGTGAAGCGCTCGCAGAAGAACCCGGCGAGCTCAAAGAAAAGCGGCAAGCGTTTGCGAGATTGCATACCTGGGAGGAGCGATTTGAGATTCTTTCTTCTGCCGTTGGGCTGACCTCGTCGAAAGCCTCGATCCAGGATTAA